From the genome of Aricia agestis chromosome 9, ilAriAges1.1, whole genome shotgun sequence, one region includes:
- the LOC121730715 gene encoding resuscitation-promoting factor RpfA-like gives MKSFIIALAFLAVTVASPAQPRASSVLDKYEPVVVGPAIIDNFEPIAVGPAQVEDFEPIVVGPVIVEQPEQIAVGPAIVGQPEQIVVGPAIVEQPEQIAVGPAIVEQPEQIVVGPAIVEQPEQIDVGPAIVEQPEQIAVGPAVVAEAPQAPLVQIILNINEQIHVVDVPLPIAPTPVVIAEDASVPEAVPLEVAPAPAEVIEVSPVQVVEAAPAEIGTPILPTPFINLPDELI, from the coding sequence ATGAAATCGTTCATCATCGCTCTCGCCTTCTTGGCAGTCACTGTGGCCAGCCCGGCGCAGCCTAGAGCcagctcagtgctggacaagtATGAGCCAGTTGTGGTGGGACCAGCCATCATTGACAACTTCGAGCCAATCGCAGTAGGACCGGCCCAAGTTGAAGACTTCGAACCTATCGTAGTTGGACCAGTTATCGTCGAGCAGCCTGAGCAAATCGCCGTCGGACCTGCTATCGTCGGGCAGCCTGAGCAAATCGTCGTCGGACCTGCTATCGTCGAGCAGCCTGAGCAAATCGCCGTCGGACCTGCTATTGTCGAGCAGCCTGAGCAAATCGTCGTCGGACCTGCTATCGTCGAGCAGCCTGAACAAATCGACGTTGGACCAGCTATCGTTGAGCAGCCTGAGCAAATCGCCGTTGGACCAGCCGTCGTCGCCGAAGCACCCCAAGCTCCTCTAGTCCAAATCATCCTCAACATCAACGAACAAATCCACGTCGTGGACGTGCCTCTACCCATCGCTCCTACTCCTGTGGTAATCGCCGAAGACGCCAGTGTCCCTGAGGCTGTCCCGCTCGAGGTTGCTCCAGCACCCGCTGAGGTTATCGAGGTGTCCCCAGTTCAGGTGGTGGAGGCTGCCCCCGCTGAGATCGGCACCCCCATCCTCCCCACCCCATTCATCAACCTTCCAGATGAActtatctaa